GGGACGCCGCGCGCGTTGGGCCGCTGCAGCGTGGTCAGGCGATGACAGACCTGCTCGAAACCGGCGTTGAAGCGCTGCGCCAGCACGTTGACGTCGTAGCTCAACGATTCCGCCGCGCCATGAAATGCCTGATAGGGCATCATCGCGGCGGCGGCGAAGTAATTCGCCAGCGTAATCCGGTAGAGCCGGCGCGGCGTGTCGTCGAGCGGGCCGGCGCGGCCGACGATGGCATCGAAAATGCCGCCGCATTCGGAAAGGCCGATCTGGAACGCGAGTTGGAAGGCGCGGCCGGGGCCGTCGACCAGTTCGGAGATCAGGAGTTGCCTGCGATGCCGGTCGAACCGCCGCAAGGTCTCACGCATGACGTCGACCGGCATGATGCGGGTGACGACGGAATGCTTTTCACGCAAGCGCGTGGCGAGGGCGGAAAACAATTCCTCGGTCGCTGCGCTCAGCTCGTCGCGCAGATTTTCCGCGGCGGTTTCGAGTTCGGGAAAATAATTGCGGTTGGCCTCGATCAGGTCGCGGACGCGCTCGATCGGATTGGCCTCGAAGCGCGTGCCCTCGTCGCGGTCGGCCATTTGCGCCGCGACCAGGGTCTCGCCGCGGCGGGCCTCGGTATAGGCGGCGTAGAGGCGCTGTAATGAATGTGTGACGCCCGGGCACAATTCGGCGAGATCGCGCAATTCCTGCTTCGGCAGGTCGATCTGCCGGAACAAGGGATCGGAGAAGATCTCGTTCAGCTCGGCGAAGAAGCGGTCCTCGTCGGCGGTGGCGAGATCGCGCAAATCGAGGTCATAGGTCTCCGCCAGCCGGAGCAGGATCTGCGCCGTCACCGGGCGCTGGTTGCGCTCTATCAGGTTGATATAGCTCGGGGAAATCCCCAAGCCCTCGGCGATCTGGGTCTGCGACAGGCCGAGTTGCTGGCGGATCCGCCGGAACCGCGGTCCGACAAACAGCTTCTTTCCGGAATCACTGGCCATGGCAGCCTTCCTGACTCATTTTGTGACAAATATGACAAAATGACATCTATGACATGTTCGTATGTTACATCGCATCACCATTAGAATTCAAGCCATCTAGCCTAATTAAGAAGTTTGGCGTTTAGCTCTCG
The sequence above is drawn from the Bradyrhizobium sediminis genome and encodes:
- a CDS encoding helix-turn-helix domain-containing protein; protein product: MASDSGKKLFVGPRFRRIRQQLGLSQTQIAEGLGISPSYINLIERNQRPVTAQILLRLAETYDLDLRDLATADEDRFFAELNEIFSDPLFRQIDLPKQELRDLAELCPGVTHSLQRLYAAYTEARRGETLVAAQMADRDEGTRFEANPIERVRDLIEANRNYFPELETAAENLRDELSAATEELFSALATRLREKHSVVTRIMPVDVMRETLRRFDRHRRQLLISELVDGPGRAFQLAFQIGLSECGGIFDAIVGRAGPLDDTPRRLYRITLANYFAAAAMMPYQAFHGAAESLSYDVNVLAQRFNAGFEQVCHRLTTLQRPNARGVPFFMLRVDNAGNVSKRFSSGTFPFSKFGGTCPLWNVHSTFDTPDRLLKQVIELPDGNRYFSIAQMVRRPVAPHPQPQPRFAIGLGCEIRHASRLVYATGMDLEKAEGTPIGVNCRLCERENCSQRAEPPITRTLILDENTRRVSSFAFSNAREL